A single genomic interval of Danio aesculapii chromosome 5, fDanAes4.1, whole genome shotgun sequence harbors:
- the gas1a gene encoding growth arrest-specific protein 1a: protein MATCAELVRGARAFVWPFACALVCFCCFSIASSNHHGGRLICWHAILNCQSEPECHYAYEQYLHACDSILSGQRRKCPSHCISSLVQLNLTKSGPALEDCSCNKDPRCREIKRAIEPCLPKTSNMGCTEARRQCEKDSQCRSAMGDYLVHCGKLFSGSSCSNQCRNVIAYMRKLPKAQLLDTCVCDGTERTICEFIKTSMRTLCFDSPPVDEEGSSGLDDDEPGDDDFLEPEPTRNTGSAFVACSVLTVVASILALVPLP from the coding sequence ATGGCAACTTGTGCAGAATTGGTTCGGGGGGCGCGCGCGTTTGTTTGGCCTTTCGCGTGTGCGCTCgtgtgtttttgctgtttttccaTCGCCTCCTCCAACCACCACGGCGGTCGGTTGATTTGCTGGCATGCGATATTAAACTGCCAGTCGGAGCCCGAGTGTCATTACGCGTATGAACAGTATCTGCACGCCTGCGACTCGATCCTGAGCGGCCAGAGGAGGAAGTGTCCGAGTCACTGCATCTCATCCCTGGTGCAACTCAACCTGACCAAGAGCGGCCCGGCGCTGGAAGACTGCAGCTGCAACAAGGACCCGCGCTGCCGGGAAATCAAACGAGCCATCGAACCGTGCCTGCCCAAAACGAGCAACATGGGCTGCACCGAAGCCCGGCGCCAGTGCGAGAAGGACAGCCAGTGCCGAAGCGCGATGGGCGATTATTTAGTGCACTGCGGGAAACTCTTCAGCGGCTCCAGCTGCTCGAACCAGTGCCGCAATGTCATCGCGTACATGCGCAAACTCCCCAAAGCTCAACTCCTGGATACTTGCGTGTGTGATGGAACGGAGCGGACTATATGCGAGTTTATCAAAACTAGTATGAGAACGCTTTGCTTTGACTCTCCCCCGGTGGACGAGGAGGGCTCCAGCGGTTTGGACGATGACGAGCCCGGTGATGATGATTTCCTAGAGCCAGAGCCCACGAGGAACACAGGTTCTGCTTTTGTGGCATGCTCTGTTTTGACTGTGGTGGCATCCATTTTGGCTCTAGTGCCGCTTCCTTGA